One window of Candidatus Zixiibacteriota bacterium genomic DNA carries:
- a CDS encoding ribosome recycling factor, with translation MTDKIYNDSEEKMKKSYQSIQKEFAGLRTGKASASLLDNVRVDYHGTIRPLNQLASISAPEIRLLIVQAWDKTTVGEISKSIQKADLGLNPQVEGKKDKAINEDDHKKGAEKIQKLTDHYISMIDDLMGNKEKEIMEV, from the coding sequence ATGACTGATAAGATTTATAACGATAGCGAAGAAAAGATGAAGAAGAGCTATCAGTCCATCCAGAAGGAATTCGCAGGGCTGCGTACCGGCAAAGCCTCGGCATCACTTCTGGATAACGTTCGGGTCGATTATCATGGGACTATCAGGCCGCTTAATCAGTTGGCCTCAATATCGGCGCCCGAAATTCGTCTTCTTATAGTCCAGGCATGGGACAAGACCACTGTCGGTGAGATTTCCAAGTCCATTCAGAAGGCCGACCTCGGCCTCAATCCTCAGGTCGAGGGGAAAAAGGATAAGGCTATCAACGAGGATGACCATAAAAAAGGAGCCGAAAAGATACAGAAATTGACCGACCATTATATCAGCATGATTGACGACTTAATGGGCAATAAAGAAAAAGAGATAATGGAAGTCTGA
- a CDS encoding aldehyde dehydrogenase family protein yields MANVPVYKNYIGGEWLESRSEQTFENRNPANMDDLVGLFQKSTPDDVNEAVKAAREAYKKWRLVPAPKRGEIIYRIAIRLAKEKERLARDMTREMGKVLKEARGDVQEAIDMSFYLAGEGRRMFGQTTPSELSNKFMMSIRQPLGVCGMITPWNFPMAIPSWKIMPALVCGNTVVIKPATDTPLSVYNFVKIMEEEGLPAGVINLVTGSGRDVGEPLMRHKDIGVISFTGSTDVGRRVSEACAPDFRHCHLEMGGKNCILVMDDANVDLAVEGALWGAFGTTGQRCTASSRLIVQKKVIKEFTEKLVARTKALKVGNGLDEAIDMGPAVNESQMQSVLKYMDIGKNKDGAKLLCGGGRLTGPGYDKGYFTMPTIFGDVTPNMTIFREEIFGSVTSITECSSLEEAIEMGNNTIYGLSSSIYTQDVNRAFIAMRDLFTGIFYVNAPTIGAEVHLPFGGTKETGNGHREAGTAALDVFSEWKSIYVDFSGKIQKAQIDE; encoded by the coding sequence ATGGCAAACGTACCAGTATATAAGAATTATATCGGCGGTGAGTGGCTGGAATCAAGATCGGAGCAGACTTTCGAAAACCGGAATCCGGCCAACATGGATGATCTGGTCGGTCTCTTCCAGAAATCGACGCCTGATGATGTCAATGAGGCTGTAAAAGCAGCCCGCGAGGCCTATAAGAAATGGCGTCTCGTTCCGGCGCCGAAAAGAGGCGAAATAATTTATCGCATTGCCATCAGACTGGCCAAGGAAAAGGAAAGGCTGGCCCGCGATATGACACGCGAAATGGGAAAAGTCCTCAAAGAAGCTCGCGGCGACGTACAGGAAGCAATTGATATGAGTTTCTATCTGGCCGGCGAGGGCCGGCGGATGTTCGGCCAGACAACTCCTTCGGAACTGTCCAATAAATTCATGATGTCGATCCGGCAGCCGCTGGGAGTCTGTGGCATGATTACCCCCTGGAATTTCCCCATGGCTATTCCCTCGTGGAAGATCATGCCGGCGCTGGTCTGCGGTAATACCGTGGTAATCAAACCGGCCACCGACACGCCGCTTTCTGTGTACAACTTTGTCAAAATTATGGAAGAGGAAGGACTCCCGGCGGGAGTAATTAATCTGGTTACCGGCTCCGGACGTGATGTTGGTGAGCCGCTGATGCGCCATAAGGATATTGGGGTGATCAGTTTTACCGGTTCGACCGATGTCGGGCGCAGGGTTTCCGAAGCCTGCGCTCCCGATTTCCGTCACTGCCATCTGGAGATGGGCGGCAAAAATTGCATCCTTGTTATGGATGACGCCAATGTTGACCTGGCGGTCGAGGGCGCTCTCTGGGGTGCGTTCGGCACGACCGGGCAACGCTGCACCGCCTCGTCGCGTCTGATAGTACAGAAAAAGGTGATCAAAGAATTTACGGAGAAACTGGTGGCGCGAACCAAAGCTCTCAAAGTAGGCAACGGACTGGATGAAGCGATTGACATGGGGCCGGCGGTCAATGAGAGCCAGATGCAGTCGGTATTGAAGTATATGGATATCGGAAAGAATAAAGACGGCGCCAAGCTTCTCTGCGGCGGCGGTCGCCTGACCGGCCCCGGATATGACAAGGGGTATTTCACGATGCCGACCATATTCGGCGATGTCACACCCAACATGACCATATTCCGGGAAGAGATTTTCGGCTCCGTGACTTCCATCACCGAATGCTCATCTCTGGAAGAAGCGATTGAAATGGGCAATAATACCATCTACGGTCTGTCATCTTCGATATATACTCAGGACGTAAACCGGGCCTTTATCGCCATGCGCGACCTGTTTACCGGCATTTTCTATGTCAATGCGCCGACGATCGGCGCCGAAGTACATCTTCCGTTCGGCGGCACCAAAGAGACGGGTAACGGTCATCGCGAGGCCGGCACCGCCGCCCTGGATGTTTTCTCTGAGTGGAAATCGATCTATGTCGATTTCTCCGGCAAGATACAGAAGGCCCAGATTGACGAATAA
- a CDS encoding cyclic 2,3-diphosphoglycerate synthase, whose product MKRKKIIIMGAAGRDFHNFNVLYRNNKDVEVVAFTATQIPEIEGRRYPRALAGPLYPKGIPIYPEEELLDLIVEHDVDEVIFSYSDVTYEYVMDKAAYVMATGARFALEGGAPTMIKSSKPVVAVCAVRTGCGKSQTTRRVAAILLEMGLKVVAIRHPMPYGDLAKQACQRFASYADLEKHKCTIEEREEYEPHIDRGIIVYAGVDYEMIVRRAEKEADVILWDGGNNDMPFYQPDLFITVVDPHRPGHEISYYPGQNNLLLSDVIVINKIDTAPPEGINEVRDNIQYYNPDAIVVDAASPISVEDASLIRGKKVLVIEDGPTTTHGEMKYGADMMAAIKYGAAETVDPRPYTVGTIKATFEKYPEIGPLLPAMGYFGKQLADLEKTIEQTKCDSVIVATPIDLRRVIKIKKPSVRVFYDLQEIGKPDLADILHDAFKPVKSKAKAKK is encoded by the coding sequence ATGAAAAGAAAGAAAATCATAATCATGGGCGCGGCGGGAAGGGATTTCCACAATTTCAACGTGCTTTACCGCAATAACAAGGATGTTGAAGTGGTCGCATTCACCGCCACCCAGATTCCGGAAATAGAAGGGCGCCGTTATCCCCGGGCGCTGGCCGGTCCGCTCTATCCCAAGGGGATTCCCATTTATCCCGAGGAAGAGCTTCTGGATCTCATTGTCGAGCATGATGTCGACGAGGTGATCTTCTCCTACTCGGATGTCACTTATGAATATGTTATGGACAAGGCCGCCTATGTGATGGCGACCGGCGCCCGTTTTGCCCTCGAAGGGGGCGCGCCGACCATGATTAAATCAAGCAAGCCGGTGGTGGCGGTTTGTGCTGTCCGCACCGGCTGCGGCAAATCGCAGACCACCCGCCGGGTGGCGGCCATATTGCTTGAGATGGGCCTGAAAGTTGTGGCCATTCGGCACCCCATGCCGTACGGCGATCTGGCCAAGCAGGCTTGTCAGCGCTTTGCCTCTTACGCCGACCTCGAGAAGCACAAATGCACTATCGAGGAGCGTGAGGAGTATGAACCGCATATCGACCGCGGCATTATTGTCTATGCGGGTGTCGATTACGAGATGATTGTTCGTCGGGCCGAAAAGGAAGCCGATGTCATTCTCTGGGACGGTGGCAACAATGACATGCCGTTCTATCAGCCCGACCTGTTTATCACGGTCGTTGACCCACACCGACCGGGACATGAAATCAGCTATTATCCCGGGCAGAACAATCTGCTGCTGTCGGATGTCATCGTGATCAATAAGATTGACACGGCGCCGCCGGAGGGGATCAATGAAGTGCGCGATAATATCCAGTATTACAACCCGGATGCGATTGTGGTTGATGCCGCTTCGCCCATCTCGGTCGAGGATGCGTCGTTGATTCGGGGAAAGAAAGTGCTGGTTATTGAAGACGGCCCGACGACCACTCACGGCGAGATGAAATACGGCGCCGACATGATGGCGGCGATCAAGTATGGCGCTGCCGAAACGGTCGACCCGCGCCCTTATACGGTCGGCACGATTAAGGCCACCTTTGAGAAATATCCCGAAATCGGGCCGTTGCTCCCGGCCATGGGGTATTTTGGGAAGCAGTTGGCCGATCTCGAGAAAACCATTGAACAGACCAAGTGCGATAGTGTCATTGTGGCCACCCCGATTGACCTTCGCCGGGTAATCAAGATAAAGAAACCCTCGGTGCGGGTTTTCTATGATCTGCAGGAAATCGGCAAGCCGGATCTGGCGGACATATTGCATGATGCATTTAAGCCGGTCAAGAGCAAAGCCAAAGCAAAGAAGTGA